Proteins co-encoded in one Armatimonadota bacterium genomic window:
- the rpoD gene encoding RNA polymerase sigma factor RpoD gives MVTTDETEPQREATPLAAALRPLIDLGRQRGYVTHDEILERFPEAEQNVEEIDRIYSLLTEQGVEIVDEAKEEEKPEELEEDLEGVSIDDPVRMYLKEIGKVPLLTPEQEVDLAQRMEKGDEEAKRRLIEANLRLVVSIAKKYVGRGMLFLDLIQEGNLGLIRAVEKFDWRKGFKFSTYATWWIRQAITRALADQARTIRIPVHMVETINKLVRVSRQLLQELGREPTPEEIGEAMKGPDGKPLSPERVREIMKIAQEPISLETPIGEEEDSHLGDFIEDHDALAPAEAASFTMLKEQLEGVLETLTPRERKVLRLRFGLDDGRPRTLEEVGREFGVTRERIRQIEAKALRKLRHPSRSKRLKDFIE, from the coding sequence ATGGTGACCACTGACGAGACGGAGCCGCAGCGCGAGGCGACGCCGCTGGCGGCTGCGCTGCGCCCGCTCATCGACCTGGGGCGCCAGCGGGGCTACGTCACCCACGACGAGATCCTGGAGCGCTTCCCGGAGGCGGAGCAGAACGTCGAGGAGATCGACCGCATCTACTCTCTGCTCACCGAGCAGGGCGTCGAGATCGTCGACGAGGCCAAGGAGGAGGAGAAGCCCGAGGAGCTCGAGGAGGACCTGGAGGGCGTCAGCATCGACGACCCGGTCCGGATGTACCTGAAGGAGATCGGGAAGGTCCCGCTGCTGACGCCCGAGCAGGAGGTCGACCTGGCCCAGCGCATGGAGAAGGGCGACGAGGAGGCCAAGCGGCGCCTCATCGAGGCCAACCTGCGCCTGGTCGTCTCCATCGCCAAGAAGTACGTGGGCCGCGGCATGCTCTTCCTCGACCTCATCCAGGAGGGCAACCTGGGGCTCATCCGCGCCGTCGAGAAGTTCGACTGGCGCAAGGGGTTCAAGTTCAGCACCTACGCCACCTGGTGGATCCGGCAGGCGATCACGCGGGCGCTGGCCGACCAGGCCCGCACCATCCGCATCCCGGTGCACATGGTGGAGACGATCAACAAGCTCGTCCGCGTCTCCCGGCAGCTCCTGCAGGAGCTGGGGCGCGAGCCCACGCCGGAGGAGATCGGCGAGGCGATGAAGGGCCCGGACGGCAAGCCCCTCTCGCCCGAGCGGGTGCGCGAGATCATGAAGATCGCCCAGGAGCCGATCTCGCTGGAGACGCCCATCGGGGAGGAGGAGGACAGCCACCTGGGCGACTTCATCGAGGACCACGACGCCCTGGCCCCGGCGGAGGCGGCCTCCTTCACCATGCTCAAGGAGCAGCTGGAGGGGGTGCTGGAGACCCTCACACCGCGCGAGCGGAAGGTGCTGCGGCTGCGCTTCGGCCTGGACGACGGGCGGCCGCGCACGCTGGAGGAGGTCGGCCGGGAGTTTGGGGTCACGCGCGAGCGCATCCGCCAGATCGAGGCGAAGGCGCTGCGCAAGCTCCGCCACCCCAGCCGCAGCAAGCGGCTGAAGGACTTCATCGAGTAG
- a CDS encoding pyridoxal phosphate-dependent aminotransferase, translated as MEARLAERMALLGTETAFEVLARAKELERQGRHIVHLEVGEPDFDTPAHIKDAAVRALQEGYTHYTPTAGLWEAREVVAEYVARTRRIPVQPQEVVLTTGAKPVMFFAMLMLVEPGDEVVVPNPGYPIYESMARFAGGAVKPLPLRERNDFRVDPEELRSLLSPRTRLVVLNSPHNPCGSVLTADDLTAIAEAVQRTNAWVLSDEIYGRITYGVEAPSIASLPGMQERTIILDGFSKTYAMTGWRLGYGVMPAALAERMTQLATNATSCPAAFTQVAGMEALRGPQDAVDRMVAEFRRRRDHIVQGLNAIEGITCRTPLGAFYVFPNVTGVDVDSQRFASFLLNEMGVAVLAGTAFGSSGQGYLRLSYAASIAAIDEGLQRIAEGVRRYRTVARA; from the coding sequence GTGGAGGCACGGTTGGCCGAGCGGATGGCCCTGCTGGGGACGGAGACGGCGTTCGAGGTGCTGGCCCGGGCCAAGGAGCTGGAACGCCAGGGCCGGCACATCGTTCACCTCGAGGTCGGCGAGCCCGACTTCGACACCCCCGCGCACATCAAGGACGCGGCGGTCCGCGCCCTGCAGGAGGGCTACACCCACTACACGCCCACGGCAGGCCTGTGGGAGGCGCGTGAGGTGGTGGCCGAGTACGTGGCCCGCACGCGCCGCATCCCCGTCCAGCCCCAGGAGGTCGTCCTCACCACCGGCGCCAAACCGGTGATGTTCTTCGCCATGCTCATGCTGGTCGAGCCCGGCGACGAGGTGGTCGTGCCGAACCCGGGCTACCCCATCTACGAGTCGATGGCGCGCTTCGCCGGCGGGGCGGTGAAGCCGCTGCCGCTGCGCGAGCGCAACGACTTCCGCGTCGACCCCGAGGAGCTGCGCAGCCTGCTGTCGCCGCGGACGCGCCTGGTCGTCCTCAACTCCCCCCACAACCCGTGCGGCTCCGTCCTCACCGCCGACGACCTGACGGCGATCGCCGAGGCGGTGCAGCGGACGAATGCCTGGGTCCTCAGCGACGAGATCTACGGGCGCATCACCTACGGGGTGGAAGCCCCGAGCATCGCCAGCCTGCCGGGGATGCAGGAGCGCACCATCATCCTGGACGGGTTCTCCAAGACCTACGCCATGACGGGGTGGCGGCTGGGGTACGGCGTGATGCCGGCAGCGCTGGCCGAGCGCATGACGCAGCTGGCCACCAACGCCACCTCCTGCCCGGCGGCTTTCACCCAGGTGGCCGGGATGGAGGCGCTGCGCGGCCCGCAGGACGCCGTCGACCGCATGGTGGCGGAGTTCCGCCGTCGGCGCGACCACATCGTCCAAGGCCTGAACGCCATCGAGGGCATCACCTGCCGGACCCCCCTGGGGGCGTTCTACGTCTTCCCCAACGTCACGGGCGTCGACGTCGACAGCCAGCGCTTCGCCAGCTTCCTCCTCAACGAGATGGGGGTCGCAGTACTCGCCGGGACTGCCTTCGGGAGCTCCGGGCAGGGCTACCTGCGGCTCTCCTACGCCGCCTCCATCGCCGCCATCGACGAGGGGCTGCAGCGGATCGCCGAGGGGGTGCGCCGCTACCGCACGGTAGCCCGGGCCTGA
- the dnaG gene encoding DNA primase, translating to MRPPGAGITEEIRQRVDLLEVVSAHVTLKRAGRQYKGLCPFHAEKTPSFHVDPERGLWYCFGCHLGGTVFDFVMRMEGLTFPEALEALATRAGVTLPRPAEEREARSERETMLRALDAAAGFFRAELEGARGRVARAYLAQRGVDEETARRFGLGYAPAAWDALLGALRARGFAVELLERLGLVQAREGGPGRGHYDMFRHRLIFPIHDLQGRVVGFGGRALDDAVPKYLNSRESPAFNKGRLLYGLPQAREAIREVGEAVVVEGYMDVLACHQFGVRNAVATLGTALTVDHVRLLRRVAPRVVLVYDADAPGLAATERGLGLFEEAEVAARVAVLPEGDPDAFLRRAGADKFRTLVDQALPMFEFRFEQALGRHDTHTVEGRVALADEMLAVIASVANPVRQSEYVRMVAERAGLAEAALRQRLAAGPRRGNSGRPAPPPVLEPASGRERAEHDLVWLMVHDLQARAAVRRHLQAADFEHPRYAKLARVLLESDEAAEALCDRVDAEAVADLTRLLFRPVDLAEKVRERVLTDCVRLLQAERLRAAQDRVSRELAAAERAGDVGRLRQLQAEVLRLQLAVRRLRAGTAEGAPRKGGDGDGEAEGTGADGDH from the coding sequence ATGCGTCCCCCAGGGGCAGGGATCACGGAGGAGATCCGCCAGCGGGTCGACCTGCTGGAGGTGGTCTCCGCCCACGTCACCCTGAAGCGGGCGGGGCGGCAGTACAAGGGGCTGTGCCCCTTCCACGCCGAGAAGACCCCCTCCTTCCACGTCGACCCGGAGCGGGGGCTGTGGTACTGCTTCGGCTGTCACCTGGGCGGGACGGTCTTCGACTTCGTCATGCGCATGGAGGGGCTGACCTTCCCGGAGGCCCTGGAGGCGCTGGCGACCCGCGCCGGTGTGACGCTGCCGCGGCCGGCCGAGGAGCGGGAGGCCCGCTCGGAGCGGGAGACGATGCTGCGCGCCCTGGACGCCGCGGCGGGCTTCTTCCGGGCCGAGCTGGAGGGGGCGCGGGGGCGGGTGGCCCGTGCCTACCTGGCGCAACGCGGGGTGGACGAGGAGACGGCACGCCGCTTCGGCCTGGGGTACGCCCCGGCGGCGTGGGACGCGCTGCTCGGGGCGCTGCGGGCGCGCGGCTTCGCCGTCGAGCTACTGGAGCGGCTGGGGCTCGTGCAGGCGCGCGAGGGGGGGCCCGGACGCGGGCACTACGACATGTTCCGCCACCGCCTCATCTTCCCCATCCACGACCTGCAGGGGCGGGTGGTGGGGTTCGGCGGGCGGGCGCTGGACGACGCGGTGCCGAAGTACCTGAACTCCCGCGAGTCGCCGGCGTTTAACAAGGGGCGGCTGCTCTACGGGCTGCCGCAGGCGCGGGAGGCGATCCGGGAGGTCGGCGAGGCGGTCGTGGTCGAAGGCTACATGGACGTGCTGGCCTGCCACCAGTTCGGGGTGCGGAACGCCGTGGCCACGCTGGGGACGGCGCTCACGGTGGACCATGTCCGCCTGCTGCGGCGGGTGGCCCCACGCGTGGTCCTGGTCTACGACGCGGACGCGCCCGGTCTGGCGGCCACGGAGCGCGGGCTCGGGCTTTTCGAAGAGGCCGAGGTGGCCGCCCGGGTGGCGGTGCTCCCCGAGGGCGATCCCGACGCCTTCCTGCGCCGGGCGGGTGCGGACAAGTTCCGGACGCTCGTGGATCAGGCCCTGCCAATGTTCGAGTTCCGGTTCGAGCAGGCGCTGGGCCGCCATGACACGCACACGGTAGAAGGAAGGGTGGCCCTGGCCGACGAAATGCTGGCTGTCATTGCGTCTGTTGCCAATCCCGTCCGCCAGTCCGAATACGTCCGGATGGTGGCGGAACGCGCCGGCCTGGCCGAGGCGGCGTTGCGCCAGCGCCTGGCGGCCGGGCCGCGCCGGGGCAACTCCGGCCGCCCCGCGCCGCCCCCGGTCCTCGAGCCCGCGTCGGGACGCGAGCGGGCCGAGCACGACCTGGTCTGGCTGATGGTGCACGACCTGCAGGCCCGCGCCGCGGTGCGGCGGCACCTGCAGGCGGCGGATTTCGAGCATCCCCGGTACGCCAAGCTGGCGCGCGTCCTGCTGGAGAGCGACGAGGCGGCCGAGGCCCTGTGCGATCGGGTCGACGCGGAGGCGGTCGCCGACCTGACGCGCCTGCTGTTTAGGCCGGTGGACCTGGCGGAAAAGGTCAGGGAGCGGGTGCTGACGGACTGCGTCCGGCTGCTGCAGGCCGAACGGCTGCGCGCCGCGCAGGACCGGGTCAGCCGCGAGCTCGCCGCCGCCGAGCGGGCGGGCGATGTCGGGCGATTGCGACAGCTGCAGGCGGAGGTCCTGCGGCTGCAGCTGGCGGTGCGGCGCCTGCGTGCGGGCACCGCCGAGGGGGCTCCCCGGAAGGGGGGTGATGGCGATGGCGAAGCGGAAGGAACCGGTGCCGATGGTGACCACTGA
- a CDS encoding transposase, with translation MDLTYLFLDRLALDRSGRQVLLCAAALTADGTPVPLLADRPRGNLEDGWRAVLRAVKASGRLRGLRLVCCDGDRAVVRAIQAELPGALVQFSLPHRLLAMRRAVSPRHRGRCLAEARAIFRAPSRAEALARYERWVARWSAVGEWAAQTFRTEIGLCLTFYRFPQPIRRQLRSAHLAARLFR, from the coding sequence GTGGACCTCACCTACCTCTTCCTGGACCGGCTCGCCCTGGACCGGTCGGGGCGTCAGGTGCTGCTGTGTGCCGCCGCGCTCACGGCCGACGGGACGCCGGTACCACTCCTGGCCGACCGCCCGCGCGGGAACCTGGAGGACGGGTGGCGGGCGGTGCTGCGGGCGGTGAAGGCCTCCGGGCGTCTGCGGGGGCTCCGCCTGGTGTGCTGTGACGGCGACCGGGCGGTGGTGCGGGCGATCCAGGCCGAGCTGCCCGGAGCCCTGGTCCAGTTCAGCCTCCCCCACCGCCTCCTGGCTATGCGCCGCGCCGTCTCCCCACGCCACCGCGGCCGGTGCCTGGCCGAGGCCCGGGCGATCTTCCGGGCTCCGTCCCGGGCGGAGGCGCTCGCCCGGTACGAGAGGTGGGTGGCGCGCTGGTCCGCTGTAGGGGAGTGGGCGGCGCAGACCTTCCGCACCGAGATCGGGCTCTGCCTGACCTTCTACCGGTTCCCGCAGCCGATCCGCCGACAGTTGCGCAGCGCGCACCTGGCGGCGCGCCTCTTCCG
- the ahcY gene encoding adenosylhomocysteinase yields the protein MAFDVRDLALTAAGRARLAWAEREMPVLARLRQRFARERPLAGIRIAACLHVTTETGILMRTLVAGGATVRLCASNPLSTQDDVAAALVEEQIPVFAIKGEDRDTYYRHIGQALDIRPHVTMDDGADLVSTIHSARTELLAEVIGGTEETTTGVVRLRAMARDGVLRYPIIAVNDARTKRLFDNRYGTGQSTIDGILRATNLLLAGRVVVVCGYGPVGRGVAMRARGMGARVIVTEVDPLPALEAVMEGYQVMPLLEAAALGDLFITATGNRDVIRREHFERMKDGVILGNSGHFNVEIDVAALADLARSRRTVRPYVEEFLLQDGRRLYLLAEGRLVNLATAEGHPAAVMDMSFANQALAVEYLVREGRGLRPDVYPVPQALDDQVAALKLAAMGVAIDTLTPEQQRYLSSWEEGT from the coding sequence ATGGCCTTTGACGTACGAGACCTGGCCCTGACCGCCGCCGGCCGGGCCCGGCTGGCCTGGGCGGAGCGGGAGATGCCCGTGCTGGCCCGCCTCCGCCAGCGCTTCGCCCGCGAGCGCCCTCTGGCCGGCATCCGCATCGCCGCCTGCCTCCACGTCACCACCGAGACCGGGATCCTCATGCGGACGCTGGTCGCCGGCGGAGCCACGGTCCGGCTGTGCGCCAGCAACCCGCTCTCGACGCAGGACGACGTGGCCGCCGCGCTGGTGGAGGAGCAGATCCCCGTCTTCGCCATCAAGGGGGAGGACCGCGACACCTACTACCGCCACATCGGCCAGGCTCTGGACATTCGCCCCCACGTGACGATGGACGACGGGGCCGACCTCGTCTCCACCATCCACAGCGCTCGCACCGAGCTCCTGGCGGAGGTCATCGGCGGCACGGAGGAGACCACCACCGGCGTGGTCCGCCTGCGGGCAATGGCGCGCGACGGCGTCCTGCGTTACCCCATTATCGCCGTGAACGACGCCCGGACGAAGCGCCTCTTCGACAACCGCTACGGGACCGGCCAGTCCACCATCGACGGCATCCTCCGCGCCACCAACCTCCTGCTGGCCGGGCGGGTCGTCGTCGTCTGCGGCTACGGGCCCGTCGGCCGGGGCGTGGCGATGCGGGCGCGGGGGATGGGGGCCCGGGTGATCGTCACCGAGGTGGACCCGCTGCCGGCGCTGGAAGCGGTGATGGAAGGCTACCAGGTCATGCCTTTGCTGGAGGCGGCCGCGCTGGGGGACCTCTTCATCACCGCCACCGGCAACCGCGACGTCATCCGGCGGGAGCACTTCGAGCGGATGAAGGACGGGGTCATCCTGGGAAACAGCGGGCACTTCAACGTGGAGATCGACGTCGCCGCCCTGGCGGATCTGGCCCGCAGCCGGCGGACGGTGCGCCCTTACGTGGAGGAGTTCCTCCTCCAGGACGGCCGTCGCCTCTACCTGCTGGCGGAAGGGCGTCTAGTCAACCTGGCGACCGCGGAGGGGCACCCCGCGGCGGTCATGGACATGAGCTTCGCCAACCAGGCCCTGGCCGTGGAGTACCTGGTGCGGGAAGGCCGCGGGCTGCGCCCCGACGTCTACCCGGTCCCGCAGGCGCTCGACGACCAGGTGGCCGCCCTCAAGCTCGCGGCCATGGGCGTGGCGATCGATACCCTCACCCCCGAGCAGCAGCGCTACCTGAGCTCCTGGGAAGAGGGCACCTGA
- a CDS encoding dihydrodipicolinate reductase: protein MRVIHYGLGPIGLGIARVLLERGHQIVGAVDIDPAKVGRDLGTLLDGPPLGVEVTADPADALRAGAQVAVHSTGSRLLAVLPQLETLVEAGLHVTSTCEELAFPWRRYPEVARRLDALARRRGITVVGLGVNPGFAMDALPLLLTAPCERVDRVVVERRVDVGRRREQLQHKVGVGLTPAAFAAGVREGRLGHVGLPESAAMIADALGWDLTDLGEEIAPLVGPDGLVTGVHQVVWGRRPGDVPEAPSLWLDLQMAVGLPGRDAVTLYGHPMLQLEVAGGIHGDVATWAIVANALPLILEAPAGLCSVARLPLLHLTSPSVGGPHGRPQPR, encoded by the coding sequence ATGAGGGTCATCCACTACGGGCTTGGGCCGATCGGCCTGGGCATCGCCCGGGTCCTCCTCGAGCGGGGTCACCAGATCGTCGGCGCGGTCGACATCGACCCGGCCAAGGTCGGCCGGGACCTGGGCACCCTGCTCGACGGACCGCCGCTCGGGGTCGAGGTGACGGCCGACCCCGCCGACGCCCTCCGGGCCGGCGCACAGGTCGCCGTCCACTCCACCGGGTCGCGGTTGCTCGCCGTGTTGCCGCAGCTGGAGACGCTGGTGGAAGCCGGCCTCCACGTCACCTCGACCTGCGAGGAGTTGGCCTTCCCCTGGCGCAGGTACCCCGAGGTCGCCCGCCGGCTGGACGCGCTGGCGCGCCGCCGGGGGATCACCGTCGTCGGCCTGGGGGTGAACCCGGGGTTCGCCATGGACGCCCTGCCCCTGCTCCTGACCGCTCCCTGCGAGCGGGTCGACCGGGTCGTGGTGGAGCGCCGGGTGGACGTGGGCCGCCGCCGGGAGCAGCTCCAGCACAAAGTGGGTGTGGGCCTCACTCCGGCCGCTTTCGCGGCGGGGGTGCGGGAAGGCCGCCTGGGACACGTCGGCCTCCCCGAGTCCGCCGCCATGATCGCAGACGCGCTGGGATGGGACCTCACCGATCTGGGGGAGGAGATCGCCCCGCTGGTGGGCCCGGACGGGCTGGTCACGGGCGTCCATCAGGTGGTGTGGGGCCGGCGCCCGGGTGACGTCCCGGAGGCCCCTTCCCTTTGGCTCGACCTGCAGATGGCCGTCGGGCTTCCCGGCCGCGATGCCGTTACTCTCTATGGGCACCCCATGCTTCAGCTGGAGGTGGCGGGGGGCATCCACGGTGACGTGGCCACCTGGGCCATCGTCGCGAATGCCCTCCCGCTCATCCTGGAGGCCCCCGCGGGCCTGTGCTCGGTGGCGCGCCTGCCGCTCCTCCACCTGACGTCGCCGTCGGTGGGAGGACCGCACGGGCGACCACAGCCACGCTGA
- a CDS encoding ComF family protein, whose translation MADPGRGWGGGGRAGRGWAGRWAGREWALGVLGGLSALLFPPRCAGCHRPGPVGLCADCLRGLAGIAVPLCGRCGVPVLDGRATGGRLCVRCLLHPPPFRTVRALGLFQGHLRRAVHRFKFAAAVDVGRALGRQLGEALAREGVVAARAVLVPVPAHPDALRARGYHPAAILARAVAEVLRLPLLEEALRRIRAGPPQRGLGYADRVRNVRHAFASTPLASSVGCRPVWLVDDVMTSGATAAACAELLLATGAASVSVAVVARAVLPPTATSGGGAAGAPPSTGPRGPPG comes from the coding sequence GTGGCGGACCCTGGGCGGGGATGGGGCGGAGGGGGCCGGGCTGGCCGTGGATGGGCCGGGCGATGGGCCGGGCGTGAGTGGGCGCTCGGTGTACTCGGCGGCCTCTCCGCGCTCCTCTTTCCCCCGCGGTGTGCAGGCTGCCACCGGCCCGGCCCGGTGGGCCTGTGCGCGGACTGTCTGCGGGGCCTGGCGGGGATCGCGGTCCCCCTCTGCGGTCGGTGTGGCGTCCCGGTGCTGGACGGTCGCGCGACCGGCGGTCGTCTCTGCGTCCGGTGCCTCCTCCACCCGCCGCCCTTCCGGACCGTGCGGGCGCTGGGGCTCTTCCAGGGTCATCTGCGCCGGGCCGTCCACCGCTTCAAGTTCGCTGCGGCGGTGGACGTTGGCCGTGCCCTGGGCCGGCAGCTGGGGGAGGCGCTCGCCCGGGAGGGGGTGGTCGCCGCCCGGGCGGTGCTGGTCCCGGTCCCCGCCCACCCGGACGCCCTGCGCGCACGGGGCTACCATCCGGCGGCGATCCTGGCGCGCGCCGTGGCGGAGGTCCTGCGCCTCCCGCTCCTGGAGGAGGCGCTCAGGCGAATCCGGGCGGGCCCTCCGCAACGCGGTCTGGGGTATGCCGACCGGGTGCGCAACGTGCGTCACGCCTTTGCCTCCACGCCGCTGGCGTCGTCGGTAGGGTGTCGGCCCGTCTGGCTCGTGGACGACGTCATGACGAGCGGCGCGACGGCGGCGGCCTGTGCCGAGCTGCTGCTCGCCACAGGCGCAGCATCCGTCAGCGTGGCTGTGGTCGCCCGTGCGGTCCTCCCACCGACGGCGACGTCAGGTGGAGGAGCGGCAGGCGCGCCACCGAGCACAGGCCCGCGGGGGCCTCCAGGATGA